A genomic segment from uncultured Desulfuromonas sp. encodes:
- the trmB gene encoding tRNA (guanosine(46)-N7)-methyltransferase TrmB produces the protein MITQRRIEITSPTFIDAWQLPAGQDLNDLFPSRQPLALEVGCGVGDFIIQRAAQQPETNFLAIDIYNKGCYRTCRRVDTSDLRNIRVMRMEARYLLNRFGQPDMLSAVYINCPDPWPKKRHRERRLVNTTFLTQLLYYLKPEGDLYFVTDVLDYAEQVAELITPMPGYVNQLDTPFVFQLDGYPLSKYMRRFLSQDLPVHFQHHQRRRDFTLDPQDLPVTEKGFRNRHNLDTELWPT, from the coding sequence ATGATAACCCAAAGACGTATTGAAATCACTTCACCAACCTTTATTGACGCCTGGCAATTACCCGCCGGACAGGATCTCAACGACCTGTTTCCCAGCCGCCAGCCACTGGCTCTGGAAGTCGGTTGCGGCGTCGGTGATTTTATCATCCAGCGTGCCGCCCAGCAGCCGGAAACCAACTTCCTTGCCATCGACATTTACAACAAAGGCTGTTATAGAACCTGCCGCCGAGTCGATACCAGCGACTTAAGAAATATCCGCGTCATGCGCATGGAAGCCCGCTATCTGCTCAACCGTTTCGGCCAACCCGATATGCTGTCGGCGGTATATATCAACTGCCCCGACCCCTGGCCGAAAAAACGCCATCGTGAGCGGAGGCTGGTCAACACCACCTTCCTGACCCAGTTACTTTATTATCTGAAACCCGAGGGTGATCTGTACTTTGTCACTGACGTCCTTGACTATGCAGAACAGGTGGCTGAACTCATCACACCGATGCCGGGCTATGTCAACCAACTGGACACACCTTTCGTGTTCCAGCTCGACGGCTACCCCCTGTCGAAATATATGCGCCGCTTTTTAAGTCAGGACCTGCCGGTTCACTTCCAGCATCATCAACGCCGTCGCGATTTCACCCTTGATCCGCAGGATCTTCCCGTGACGGAAAAAGGCTTTCGCAACCGCCACAATCTGGATACGGAATTATGGCCTACTTAA